From Halostella salina, one genomic window encodes:
- the tmk gene encoding dTMP kinase, producing MLVTLEGLDGSGKTTVAEALRDAYPDATFTREPTDSWYGEAVDRSIADDDADPLAELFLYTADHAAHLSNVVRPALAEGDLVISDRYSDSRYAYQGATLEGEIKRPMEYIRGVHQPFTVAPDLTIYLDLDPHTAAERSAGANKFERTEYLASVQDNYETLIDLEPGRFVRIDATRSPEHVISAAEEAVETALDRR from the coding sequence ATGCTCGTGACCCTGGAGGGACTCGACGGGAGCGGCAAGACCACGGTGGCGGAGGCGCTCCGGGACGCCTACCCCGACGCGACGTTCACGCGCGAACCGACCGATAGCTGGTACGGGGAGGCCGTCGACCGGTCGATCGCGGACGACGACGCCGACCCGCTGGCGGAGCTGTTCCTCTACACGGCCGACCACGCGGCCCACCTGTCGAACGTCGTCCGGCCGGCGCTCGCCGAGGGCGACCTCGTCATCTCCGACCGCTACTCTGACTCCCGGTACGCCTACCAGGGGGCGACGCTCGAGGGCGAGATCAAGCGCCCGATGGAGTACATCCGCGGGGTCCACCAGCCGTTCACCGTCGCGCCCGACCTGACGATCTACCTCGACCTCGACCCCCACACCGCCGCCGAGCGCAGCGCCGGGGCGAACAAGTTCGAGCGGACGGAGTACCTCGCCAGCGTGCAGGACAACTACGAGACGCTGATCGACCTGGAGCCGGGCCGGTTCGTGCGGATCGACGCGACGCGGTCGCCGGAACACGTGATCAGCGCCGCCGAGGAGGCCGTCGAGACGGCGCTTGACAGGCGCTAG
- a CDS encoding complex I NDUFA9 subunit family protein encodes MRVLVTGGTGFIGERLCRELDDRGHDVTALARNPDDAALPDGVARATGDVSAYDSIESAFEDQEAVVNLVALSPLFKPKGGATHESVHLHGTENVVRAAEEHGLTRIVQMSALGADPDGPTAYIRTKGQAEHVVTDSDLDWTIVRPSVVFGEGGEFVSFTKKLTPPVLAPLPGGGKTRFQPIWVGDIVPMLADCVEDDDHVGETYEIGGPEVLTLAQVAKRARRAAGHPVTVVPVPMALAGVGLKVAGSIPGFPMGADQYRSLKFDNTTASNDIGAFGRSEGDLTTLSDYLGVDM; translated from the coding sequence ATGAGGGTTCTGGTCACCGGCGGGACGGGCTTCATCGGCGAGCGACTGTGTCGGGAACTGGACGACCGCGGCCACGACGTGACCGCGCTCGCCCGGAACCCCGACGACGCCGCCCTGCCGGACGGCGTCGCCCGCGCAACCGGCGACGTGTCCGCCTACGACTCCATCGAGTCGGCGTTCGAGGATCAGGAGGCGGTCGTCAATCTCGTCGCGCTCTCCCCCCTGTTCAAGCCGAAGGGCGGCGCGACCCACGAGAGCGTCCACCTCCACGGGACCGAGAACGTCGTCCGCGCCGCCGAGGAACACGGCCTCACCCGGATCGTCCAGATGAGCGCGCTCGGCGCGGACCCGGACGGGCCGACGGCGTACATCCGCACGAAGGGGCAGGCGGAGCACGTCGTGACGGACTCCGACCTCGACTGGACGATCGTCCGCCCGTCGGTGGTGTTCGGCGAGGGCGGCGAGTTCGTCTCCTTCACGAAGAAGCTCACGCCGCCAGTGCTCGCGCCGCTGCCCGGCGGCGGCAAGACCCGGTTCCAGCCCATCTGGGTCGGCGACATCGTGCCCATGCTTGCCGACTGCGTCGAGGACGACGACCACGTCGGCGAGACCTACGAGATCGGCGGCCCGGAGGTGCTGACCCTCGCACAGGTGGCGAAGCGGGCGCGCCGCGCCGCGGGCCACCCCGTGACCGTCGTGCCGGTGCCGATGGCGCTCGCCGGCGTCGGCCTGAAAGTCGCGGGGTCGATCCCCGGCTTCCCGATGGGGGCCGACCAGTACCGGTCGCTGAAGTTCGACAACACGACCGCGTCGAACGACATCGGCGCGTTCGGCCGGTCCGAAGGCGACCTGACGACGCTGTCGGACTACCTCGGCGTGGACATGTAA
- a CDS encoding tubulin/FtsZ family protein: protein MKLAMIGFGQAGGKIVDKFLEYDERSGSGIVRSAVAVNTAKADLMGLERIPEDQRVLIGQSRVKGHGVGADNELGAEVAEEDIDEVQGAIDNIPVHEVDAFLIIAGMGGGTGSGGAPVLAKHLKRIYTEPVYGLGVLPGSDEGGIYTLNAARSFQTFVREVDNLLVFDNDAWRKAGESVEGGYEEINDEIVKRFGILFGAGEVGEGDEVAESVVDSSEIINTLSGGGVSTVGYAREEVETQEDSGLLSRFTGGEDDGIDTAHTTNRITSLVRKAALGRLTLPCEIEGSERALLVMSGPPQHLNRKGIERGRKWLEEQTGSMEVRGGDYPVPASNYVASVILLSGVNDVPRIKELQQVAIEAQDNIEEIREESEDNLESLVEDDEDELEPLF, encoded by the coding sequence ATGAAACTGGCGATGATCGGATTCGGACAGGCTGGTGGGAAAATCGTCGACAAGTTCCTGGAGTACGACGAGCGGTCGGGCAGTGGGATCGTCCGCTCGGCCGTCGCGGTCAACACCGCGAAGGCTGACCTCATGGGACTGGAGCGGATCCCCGAGGATCAGCGCGTGCTCATCGGACAGTCGCGAGTCAAGGGCCACGGCGTCGGTGCCGACAACGAGCTCGGTGCCGAGGTGGCCGAGGAGGACATCGACGAGGTACAGGGCGCGATAGACAACATTCCGGTTCACGAGGTCGATGCCTTCCTCATCATCGCCGGGATGGGTGGGGGGACCGGCAGCGGCGGCGCGCCGGTGCTGGCGAAGCATCTCAAGCGCATCTACACCGAACCGGTGTACGGCCTCGGCGTGCTCCCCGGCAGCGACGAGGGTGGCATCTACACGCTGAACGCCGCCCGGTCGTTCCAGACGTTCGTCCGCGAGGTCGACAACCTCCTCGTGTTCGACAACGACGCCTGGCGGAAGGCCGGCGAGTCCGTCGAGGGCGGCTACGAGGAGATCAACGACGAGATCGTCAAGCGGTTCGGCATCCTCTTCGGTGCCGGCGAGGTCGGCGAGGGCGACGAGGTCGCCGAGAGCGTCGTCGACTCCAGCGAGATCATCAACACCCTCTCGGGCGGCGGCGTCTCCACCGTCGGCTACGCCCGCGAGGAGGTCGAGACGCAGGAGGACAGCGGCCTCCTCTCGCGCTTTACCGGCGGCGAAGACGACGGCATCGACACCGCACACACGACGAACCGGATCACGAGCCTCGTCCGCAAGGCCGCGCTGGGTCGACTGACTCTGCCCTGCGAGATCGAGGGAAGCGAGCGTGCGCTCCTCGTGATGAGCGGCCCGCCCCAGCATCTCAACCGGAAAGGCATCGAGCGCGGGCGGAAGTGGCTCGAAGAGCAGACCGGCTCGATGGAGGTCCGCGGCGGCGACTACCCGGTCCCCGCCTCGAACTACGTCGCGAGCGTCATCCTGCTGTCCGGCGTCAACGACGTGCCCCGGATCAAGGAGCTCCAGCAGGTCGCGATCGAGGCACAGGACAACATCGAGGAGATACGCGAGGAAAGCGAAGATAACTTAGAGAGCTTGGTCGAAGATGACGAAGATGAACTCGAACCGCTGTTCTAA
- the cofG gene encoding 7,8-didemethyl-8-hydroxy-5-deazariboflavin synthase subunit CofG: MIPGADEYGIDLAIEDAAVAELLDVTPGDVSPADELSFARNVFVPLTTACRYTCTYCTYFDPPGEATLMSPDEVRDVLRTGADAGCTEALFTFGDDPDDRYEAVHEQLAEWGHDSIHDYLRRVCEIALDEGLLPHANPGDQTREEMARVADLNASMGVMLETTADVQAHGGPRAKNPGQRLNTIRNAGELGVPFTTGILVGIGDDWADRAESLLAIRELHERYGHVQEVIVQPVAENERWRGPTPSVDDLRRAVAMARHCLPETVSVQVPPNLAPAGEVVDCGIDDLGGVSPVTDDHINPDYAWPALDALRNIADDAGVPLRERLPVYERYLPPDLRSPGFDGDPATGDWISERVRAALTADDAAGERYRAVLGGESLAAD; encoded by the coding sequence ATGATCCCGGGGGCCGACGAGTACGGCATCGACCTCGCCATCGAGGACGCGGCGGTCGCGGAGCTACTGGACGTGACCCCCGGCGACGTGTCCCCGGCCGACGAGCTCTCCTTCGCGCGGAACGTCTTCGTGCCGCTGACGACCGCCTGCCGGTACACCTGCACGTACTGCACCTACTTCGACCCGCCCGGCGAGGCCACGCTGATGAGCCCCGACGAGGTCCGGGACGTCCTCCGAACCGGCGCGGACGCGGGCTGTACCGAGGCGCTGTTCACGTTCGGCGACGACCCGGACGACCGGTACGAGGCGGTCCACGAGCAACTGGCCGAGTGGGGCCACGACTCGATCCACGACTACCTCCGGCGGGTCTGCGAGATAGCGCTGGATGAGGGACTGCTCCCCCACGCGAACCCCGGCGACCAGACCCGCGAGGAGATGGCCCGCGTCGCCGACCTGAACGCCAGCATGGGCGTGATGCTGGAGACGACCGCCGACGTGCAGGCCCACGGCGGCCCGCGGGCGAAAAACCCCGGCCAGCGGCTCAACACCATCCGCAACGCGGGCGAGTTGGGCGTCCCGTTCACGACGGGCATCCTCGTGGGCATCGGCGACGACTGGGCCGACCGCGCGGAGAGCCTGCTCGCGATCCGGGAGCTACACGAGCGCTACGGGCACGTTCAGGAGGTGATCGTCCAGCCGGTCGCTGAGAACGAGCGCTGGCGGGGACCGACGCCGTCGGTCGACGACCTGCGCCGCGCGGTGGCGATGGCGCGGCACTGCCTGCCCGAGACGGTGTCCGTGCAGGTGCCGCCGAACCTCGCGCCGGCCGGCGAGGTGGTCGACTGCGGTATCGACGACCTGGGCGGCGTCTCCCCGGTGACCGACGACCACATCAACCCTGACTACGCGTGGCCGGCGCTCGACGCGCTGCGGAACATCGCCGACGACGCCGGCGTCCCGCTCCGCGAGCGCCTGCCGGTGTACGAGCGCTATCTGCCGCCGGACCTGCGCTCGCCGGGGTTCGACGGCGACCCCGCGACGGGCGACTGGATCAGCGAGCGCGTTCGGGCGGCGCTCACCGCC
- a CDS encoding DUF4398 domain-containing protein, whose translation MNSNRCSKLTTLLVVALVALAAVPPAAALATVEADGAPAEAEVGEEVSTTYTFTELFSGDTPQEWTLRGETNLTNATWSVTAYDNAGNQIGETQSMGGSSFEYDVVADEAVTEIEVTLTGTTPEVENYTYDPQQSFRLAEFTEVREGGGTTEIDSWETNHYTSESGDAREALDSAQEAIDEAEESGADVSEAESTFRNARQAYESAEDFDLAISLAEEAESQATEAQESTEQTEQRNTMLLYGGIGLVVLVLIGGAAYWYRQQGDDYDKLG comes from the coding sequence ATGAACTCGAACCGCTGTTCTAAGCTCACGACACTGCTCGTCGTCGCCCTCGTCGCGCTCGCCGCGGTCCCACCAGCCGCGGCCCTGGCGACCGTCGAGGCCGACGGCGCACCCGCCGAAGCGGAAGTCGGCGAGGAGGTATCGACCACGTACACGTTTACCGAACTGTTCTCCGGCGACACGCCCCAGGAGTGGACGCTCCGTGGTGAGACGAACCTGACGAACGCCACCTGGAGCGTCACCGCGTACGACAACGCGGGCAACCAGATCGGGGAGACCCAGAGCATGGGCGGTAGCTCCTTCGAGTACGACGTGGTGGCCGACGAGGCCGTCACGGAGATCGAAGTGACCCTCACCGGCACTACCCCGGAAGTCGAGAACTACACGTACGACCCCCAGCAGTCGTTCCGGCTGGCCGAGTTCACGGAGGTCCGTGAGGGCGGCGGGACGACGGAGATCGATAGCTGGGAGACCAACCACTACACGTCCGAGAGCGGCGACGCCCGCGAGGCGCTCGACAGCGCGCAGGAGGCCATCGACGAGGCCGAGGAGAGCGGCGCGGACGTGAGCGAGGCCGAGAGCACCTTCCGGAACGCCCGGCAGGCCTACGAGTCCGCCGAGGACTTCGACCTCGCCATATCTCTTGCCGAGGAGGCCGAGAGCCAGGCAACCGAGGCCCAGGAGTCCACCGAGCAGACCGAGCAGCGCAACACGATGCTCCTGTACGGCGGCATCGGGCTGGTCGTCCTCGTGCTGATCGGCGGTGCGGCCTACTGGTACCGCCAGCAGGGCGACGACTACGACAAACTGGGCTAG
- the pdhA gene encoding pyruvate dehydrogenase (acetyl-transferring) E1 component subunit alpha produces the protein MHRVIGERPFDETPFSADAARSIYRDMVRARRFDERALALQRRGWMSGYPPFEGQEASQVAAAHAMADDDWLLPTYRSNAMQIARGVPMSDILLFRRGHPEFRSDHDAPTFPQAVPIATQIPHAAGVGMAANYRDADHGVLCYLGDGATSEGDFHEGLNFAGVFDAPTVFFCENNGWAISLPRERQTASDTIAQKAEAYGFDGVQVDGNDPLAVYETVAAGLERARDGEPVLVESLTYRQGAHTTSDDPSRYREDDPDLPEWRTRDPVERFEEYLREAGVVDDAFVETVREDADAELDRAVEEAEAAEDEDPADVFDHVYADLPAELRRQKESVVSAADPDASE, from the coding sequence ATGCACCGAGTCATCGGCGAGCGACCCTTCGACGAGACGCCGTTCTCGGCCGACGCCGCGCGGTCGATCTACCGCGACATGGTGCGGGCACGGCGGTTCGACGAGCGGGCGCTCGCCCTCCAGCGCCGCGGGTGGATGAGCGGCTACCCGCCGTTCGAGGGGCAGGAGGCCTCGCAGGTTGCGGCGGCCCACGCGATGGCCGACGACGACTGGCTGCTCCCGACGTACCGGTCGAACGCGATGCAGATCGCCCGCGGCGTCCCGATGAGCGACATCCTGCTGTTCCGCCGCGGCCACCCCGAGTTCCGCTCGGACCACGACGCACCGACGTTCCCGCAGGCGGTGCCGATCGCCACGCAGATCCCCCACGCCGCCGGCGTCGGGATGGCGGCGAACTACCGCGACGCCGACCACGGCGTCCTCTGCTACCTCGGCGACGGCGCGACCAGCGAGGGCGACTTCCACGAGGGGCTGAACTTCGCCGGCGTGTTCGACGCGCCGACCGTCTTCTTCTGCGAGAACAACGGCTGGGCGATCAGCCTCCCTCGCGAGCGTCAGACGGCCAGCGACACCATCGCGCAGAAGGCCGAAGCGTACGGCTTCGACGGCGTACAGGTCGACGGCAACGACCCGCTGGCGGTGTACGAGACGGTCGCCGCGGGGCTCGAACGGGCCCGGGACGGCGAGCCGGTGCTCGTCGAGAGCCTCACGTACCGGCAGGGCGCACACACCACCAGCGACGACCCGAGCCGGTACCGCGAGGACGACCCCGACCTGCCCGAGTGGCGGACCCGCGACCCGGTCGAGCGCTTCGAGGAGTACCTCCGCGAGGCGGGCGTCGTCGACGACGCCTTCGTCGAGACGGTCCGCGAGGACGCCGACGCGGAACTCGACCGTGCTGTCGAGGAGGCGGAGGCGGCCGAGGACGAGGACCCCGCGGACGTGTTCGACCACGTGTACGCGGATCTGCCGGCGGAGCTCCGCAGACAGAAAGAGTCGGTGGTGTCCGCGGCCGACCCGGACGCGTCGGAGTAG
- the cofC gene encoding 2-phospho-L-lactate guanylyltransferase, producing the protein MHTVVPYAAENPKTRLSGVLDPDERRAFARAMLADVLAAVRDAGGEPTVLATRPVEIDAPVTLDDRALSTAVNAAIDGRRGPVAVVMADLALATGDAVGRLYGTGGDVAIAPGLGGGTNALAVRHDGFRVDYHGASFRDHRERAEAVGASLAVVDSFRLATDVDERADLAEVLLHGDGAARDWLADAGFELDAGDGRVEVVRRE; encoded by the coding sequence ATGCACACCGTCGTTCCGTACGCCGCCGAGAACCCGAAGACCCGCCTGAGCGGCGTCCTCGACCCGGACGAGCGCCGGGCGTTCGCCCGGGCGATGCTCGCCGACGTGCTCGCCGCCGTCCGCGACGCGGGCGGTGAGCCGACGGTGCTCGCGACCCGCCCCGTCGAGATCGACGCGCCCGTGACATTGGACGACCGGGCGCTCTCGACCGCGGTGAACGCCGCCATCGACGGCCGTCGCGGCCCGGTCGCGGTCGTCATGGCCGACTTGGCGCTCGCCACCGGGGATGCCGTCGGCCGGCTGTACGGCACCGGCGGTGACGTCGCGATCGCCCCCGGACTCGGCGGCGGGACGAACGCGCTGGCCGTCCGCCACGACGGCTTCCGGGTCGACTACCACGGGGCGTCCTTCCGCGACCACCGCGAGCGCGCCGAGGCGGTGGGCGCGAGCCTGGCCGTCGTCGACTCCTTCCGGCTGGCGACCGACGTGGACGAGCGCGCGGACCTGGCGGAGGTGTTGCTCCACGGCGACGGCGCGGCGCGGGACTGGCTCGCCGACGCCGGGTTCGAACTCGACGCCGGCGACGGCCGGGTCGAAGTCGTCCGCCGCGAGTGA